The Eriocheir sinensis breed Jianghai 21 chromosome 21, ASM2467909v1, whole genome shotgun sequence genome includes a region encoding these proteins:
- the LOC127001653 gene encoding beta-hexosaminidase subunit alpha-like yields MAGAGGAARPCWRRLLGVWVLLVGCWCAAASAKLIYVEENLPLPGEEAPQGSPWPLPHEWSHDPRQVTLDPATFTISADLLGCDVIDYAIHRYLNLTFIGAETKADVGLPVLPFVNITVASGCDHTPHLNLDPNYESYTLEILLTEEAVEGEGEEPLVKVTGKLDAHTVWGVLRGLETFSQLVHIAEPEDVYHLNVTTVRDAPRFPHRGLLLDTARHFLPKNILLDVLDSMAWNKLNVLHWHIVDDQSFPYESRIFPNLTLYGAYTPRHVYTQRDVMDIVEFARYRGIRVIPEFDTPGHAQGFGKAFPHLLTPCYGDGKTAGTPNYPYHAAYENLDPTNPQVYDFLKAFLVDLKHTFVDGYIHMGLDEVFLPCWSSSPVVRAFMARHNYTEVRQVEQHYVERVLELADLTPLNYITWQDPADRGTEMANTSVVQVWKDVSLSPSKMRGWREYVKDLTAAGHQVIVSSCWYINYITYGQDWKNFYKCDPTDFQGTPQQKALVLGGEAAMWGEYVDATNLLPRLWPRASAAAERLWSVPFSEAPSVDIAAYRLDQHRCRMLRRGVSAQPILNGYCGEWEVPQVVTMSTPPPPTTTTTTTTTTTPPPTTTTTTTTEPPTTTPSTTTPPSTTSTTTTPATTTTTTTTPATPAPTEAPAETLAGEQTQGESQGDQPPPPVTTATPPTVPPAADITLNESTGDASTR; encoded by the exons ATGGCTGGTGCGGGAGGTGCTGCCCGGCCCTGCTGGAGGCGCCTGCTGGGGGTGTGGGTGCTGCTGGTGGGCTGTTGGtgtgctgctgcctcggccaaaCTCATATACGTGGAGGAAAATCTACCCCTACcg GGGGAGGAGGCGCCACAGGGGTCGCCATGGCCGCTGCCGCACGAGTGGTCACATGACCCCCGCCAGGTGACCCTCGACCCCGCCACCTTCACCATCTCCGCTGACCTGCTTGGCTGTGATGTCATCGATTACGCCATCCACAG GTATCTAAACTTGACCTTCATCGGCGCCGAGACCAAGGCCGACGTGGGACTCCCGGTGCTGCCCTTCGTCAACATCACCGTGGCTTCGGGCTGCGACCACACCCCACACCTCAACCTGGACCCCAACTACGAGTCAT ACACCTTGGAGATACTACTGacggaggaggcagtggagggcGAGGGTGAGGAGCCGCTGGTGAAGGTAACGGGAAAGCTGGACGCTCACACCGTCTGGGGCGTCCTGCGAGGCCTGGAAACCTTCTCACAGCTGGTGCACATCGCCGAGCCGGAGGACGTG TACCACCTCAACGTGACCACCGTCCGCGACGCCCCGAGGTTCCCCCACCGCGGCCTGCTCCTCGACACCGCCCGACACTTCCTGCCCAAGAACATCCTGCTGGAC GTACTCGACTCTATGGCGTGGAACAAGCTCAACGTCCTCCACTGGCACATCGTGGATGACCAGAGCTTCCCCTACGAGTCCAGGatcttccctaaccttaccctcTAC ggcGCCTACACCCCCCGCCACGTATACACGCAGCGGGACGTGATGGACATCGTGGAGTTCGCGCGCTACCGAGGCATCCGCGTGATCCCCGAGTTCGACACCCCCGGCCACGCGCAGGGCTTCGGCAAGGCCTTCCCGC aCCTCCTGACGCCCTGCTACGGTGACGGCAAAACAGCGGGTACCCCCAACTACCCCTACCACGCCGCCTACGAAAATCTTGACCCCACTAATCCACAG GTGTACGACTTCCTGAAGGCTTTCCTGGTGGACCTGAAACACACCTTCGTGGACGGCTACATCCATATGGGCCtggacgag GTGTTCTTGCCGTGCTGGTCCAGCTCGCCGGTGGTGCGCGCCTTCATGGCCCGCCACAACTATACGGAGGTGCGCCAGGTGGAGCAGCACTACGTGGAGCGCGTCCTTGAGCTGGCCGACCTCACGCCGCTCAACTACATCACCTGGCAGGACCCGGCGGACCGGGGCACGGAG ATGGCCAACACGAGCGTGGTGCAGGTGTGGAAGGACGTGTCTCTCTCGCCGTCCAAGATGCGCGGCTGGCGGGAGTACGTGAAGGACCTGACGGCGGCGGGCCACCAGGTGATCGTGTCCTCCTGCTGGTACATCAACTACATCACCTACGGCCAGGACTGGAAGAACTTCTACAAGTGTGACCCCACAGACTTCCAGG GCACCCCGCAGCAGAAGGCGCTGGTGCTGGGCGGCGAGGCGGCCATGTGGGGCGAATACGTGGACGCCACCAACCTGCTGCCGAGGCTGTGGCCCAGGGCGTCTGCCGCGGCGGAGAGGCTGTGGTCCGTGCCGTTCAGCGAGGCGCCCTCCGTCGACATCGCCGCATACCGCCTCGACCAGCACCGATGCAGGATGCTCAG GCGAGGCGTGTCGGCGCAGCCCATCCTAAACGGTTACTGCGGGGAGTGGGAGGTGCCTCAGGTGGTGACCATGtccacgccaccaccacccaccaccactacgaccaccacgaccaccaccacgccgccgcccaccactaccaccaccaccaccacggaaccccccaccaccaccccatccacCACAACCCCTCCTTCCACCACTTCCACAACCACCacgcccgccaccaccaccaccaccaccactacaccggCCACACCAGCACCGACTGAAGCCCCTGCAGAAACTTTAGCAGGGGAGCAGACGCAGGGAGAGAGCCAGGGAGACCAGCCACCGCCCCCTGTCACCACCGCGACCCCCCCTACGGTGCCCCCTGCAGCAGACATTACCTTGAACGAGTCCACGGGTGACGCCAGTAcgcggtga